From a single Pseudomonas cremoricolorata genomic region:
- a CDS encoding glutamine synthetase family protein, translating to MSTNLDQLTDWLKEHKITEVECLISDLTGITRGKISPTNKFIAEKGMRLPESVLLQTVTGDYVDDDIYYQLLDPADIDMICRPDENAVFLVPWAIEPTAQVIHDTYDKKGRPIELSPRNVLKKVLKLYADKGWQPIVAPEMEFYLTKRAEDPDFPLQPPVGRSGRPETGRQSFSIEAANEFDPLFEDVYDWCELQELDLDTLIHEDGTAQMEINFRHGDALHLADQILVFKRTMREAALKHNVAATFMAKPMTGEPGSAMHLHQSVIDVATGKNIFANDDGSMSPLFLNHIGGLQKFIPEALPLFAPNVNSFRRFLPDTSAPVNVEWGEENRTVGLRVPDAGPQNRRVENRLPGADANPYLAIAASLLCGYIGMVEGIEASAPVVGRGYERRNLRLPLTIEDALERMENSRALEQYLGKKFIAGYVATKRAEHENYKRVISSWEREFLLFAV from the coding sequence ATGAGTACCAACCTCGACCAGCTCACCGATTGGTTGAAAGAGCACAAGATCACCGAAGTCGAATGTCTGATCAGCGACCTCACCGGTATCACCCGCGGCAAGATCTCGCCGACCAACAAGTTCATCGCTGAAAAAGGCATGCGCCTGCCGGAAAGCGTGTTGTTGCAGACAGTGACCGGCGACTACGTCGACGACGACATCTATTACCAGCTGCTCGACCCTGCCGACATCGACATGATCTGCCGTCCCGACGAGAACGCGGTGTTTCTCGTGCCCTGGGCCATTGAGCCCACCGCTCAGGTGATCCACGACACCTATGACAAGAAAGGCCGGCCGATCGAACTGTCGCCGCGCAACGTGCTGAAGAAAGTGCTCAAGCTCTATGCCGACAAAGGCTGGCAGCCTATCGTCGCGCCGGAGATGGAGTTCTACCTGACTAAGCGCGCCGAAGACCCGGACTTCCCCCTCCAGCCACCAGTGGGTCGCTCTGGACGTCCGGAAACCGGACGCCAATCGTTCTCCATCGAGGCGGCCAACGAATTCGACCCGCTGTTCGAAGACGTCTACGACTGGTGCGAATTGCAAGAGCTCGACCTCGACACGCTGATCCATGAAGACGGCACGGCGCAGATGGAAATCAACTTCCGTCACGGTGACGCGCTGCATTTGGCCGACCAGATTCTGGTGTTCAAGCGCACCATGCGTGAGGCCGCGCTCAAGCACAATGTCGCCGCCACCTTCATGGCCAAGCCCATGACCGGCGAGCCGGGCAGCGCCATGCACCTGCACCAGAGCGTGATCGATGTCGCGACCGGCAAGAACATCTTCGCCAACGACGACGGCAGCATGAGCCCGCTGTTCCTCAATCACATCGGCGGCCTGCAGAAGTTCATCCCCGAGGCGCTGCCGCTGTTCGCCCCCAACGTCAACTCGTTCCGCCGCTTCCTGCCCGACACGTCGGCGCCGGTCAATGTCGAGTGGGGCGAAGAAAACCGCACGGTCGGCCTGCGTGTGCCGGATGCCGGCCCGCAGAACCGCCGCGTCGAGAACCGTCTGCCGGGCGCCGACGCCAACCCGTACCTGGCGATCGCCGCCAGCCTGCTGTGCGGCTACATCGGCATGGTCGAGGGCATCGAGGCCAGCGCGCCGGTGGTGGGGCGTGGCTACGAGCGCCGCAATCTGCGCCTGCCGCTGACTATCGAGGATGCGCTGGAGCGCATGGAGAACAGCCGCGCGCTCGAGCAGTACCTGGGCAAGAAATTCATTGCCGGCTACGTGGCCACCAAGCGCGCCGAGCATGAAAACTACAAACGCGTCATCAGCTCGTGGGAGCGTGAGTTCCTGCTGTTCGCTGTCTGA
- the argA gene encoding amino-acid N-acetyltransferase, translating into MPDYVNWLRHSSPYINAHRDCTFVVMLPGEAIDHPNFGNIVHDLVLLHSLGVRLVLVHGSRPQIESRLAARGIAPRYHHGLRITDADTLECVIDAVGALRLAIEARLSMDISSSPMQGSRLRVAGGNLVTARPIGVMDGVDYHHTGEVRRIDRKGIGRLLDERSIVLLSSLGYSPTGEIFNLACEDVATRAAIELGADKLLLFGAEPGLLDEHGKLVRELRPQQVAAHLARLAGDYQGELLDAAAQACKGGVARSHIVSYAENGALLTELFTRDGGGTLVAQEQFEIVREASIEDVGGLLELISPLEEQGILVRRSREVLEREIEQFSVVERDGTIIACAALYPIADSQAGELACLAVNPEYRHGGRGDDLLERIESRARTLGLNTLFVLTTRTAHWFRERGFEPSGVERLPAARASLYNYQRNSKIFEKSL; encoded by the coding sequence ATGCCCGATTACGTCAACTGGCTGCGTCATTCTTCCCCGTACATCAACGCCCACCGCGACTGCACCTTCGTGGTCATGCTGCCCGGCGAGGCCATCGATCACCCCAACTTCGGCAACATCGTCCACGACCTGGTGCTGTTGCACAGCCTCGGGGTACGTCTGGTGCTGGTGCATGGCTCGCGGCCGCAGATCGAAAGCCGTCTCGCCGCACGCGGCATCGCCCCACGCTATCACCATGGTCTGCGCATCACCGACGCCGATACCCTGGAGTGCGTGATCGATGCGGTCGGGGCCTTGCGCCTGGCCATCGAAGCGCGCCTGTCGATGGACATTTCTTCCTCGCCGATGCAGGGCTCGCGGCTGCGGGTGGCCGGCGGCAATCTGGTCACCGCGCGACCAATCGGTGTGATGGACGGCGTCGATTACCACCACACCGGCGAAGTGCGGCGCATCGACCGCAAAGGCATCGGTCGCCTGCTTGACGAGCGCTCGATCGTGCTGCTGTCGTCGCTGGGTTATTCGCCCACCGGCGAGATCTTCAACCTGGCCTGTGAAGACGTCGCTACCCGCGCCGCCATCGAACTGGGCGCCGACAAGCTGCTGCTGTTCGGCGCCGAACCTGGCCTGTTGGACGAGCACGGCAAGCTGGTGCGCGAGCTACGTCCGCAGCAGGTGGCGGCGCATCTGGCGCGCCTGGCCGGTGACTACCAGGGCGAGCTGCTCGACGCCGCTGCCCAGGCCTGCAAAGGCGGCGTGGCGCGCAGTCATATCGTCAGTTATGCCGAAAACGGCGCGCTGCTGACCGAGCTGTTCACCCGCGACGGCGGCGGCACGCTGGTGGCTCAGGAGCAGTTCGAGATTGTCCGGGAAGCGAGTATCGAGGATGTCGGCGGCCTGCTGGAACTGATCAGTCCGTTGGAAGAGCAGGGCATTCTGGTGCGCCGTTCGCGGGAAGTGCTGGAGCGTGAGATCGAGCAGTTCAGCGTGGTCGAGCGCGATGGCACCATCATCGCCTGCGCCGCGCTGTACCCGATCGCCGACTCCCAGGCCGGCGAGCTGGCGTGTCTGGCGGTGAACCCGGAATATCGCCACGGCGGGCGAGGTGATGACTTGCTCGAACGCATCGAAAGCCGTGCCCGCACCCTGGGCCTGAATACACTGTTCGTGCTCACTACGCGTACCGCCCACTGGTTCCGTGAGCGAGGCTTCGAGCCCAGCGGCGTCGAGCGCCTGCCGGCAGCACGCGCGTCGCTGTACAACTACCAGCGTAATTCGAAGATTTTCGAGAAGTCGTTATAG
- a CDS encoding inorganic triphosphatase, which produces MHTETELKLRASRETLAALREHPLLKKRNKAGWQTRELTNQYFDTPERDLSAAHVALRLRRDGDVVIQTLKCRGKSVAGLSERQEFEWQLDKPKLDLKKLDASCWPEQLNALDKKTIKPLFTTDFTRQYAEIAWGRGKAKVVIEVALDQGSVVAGKLKEEICEVELELREGSADALLELAAELASGHALMPCDISKAERGYRLLDPNSYSLSLPTSELDAGMALDDAFAALAWELLGSSQRLAEQYRHNGHWSLLQDWVKCLAELRALVTSLGQAAPRATTRSLRASLDALLEDWRPLVQAGNDDEDIRRAAPEQFAEELQDPRWGQFSLETSRWLSARAWTSERPNRGERQGKAQLASWLMHLLGEEGRALQLPLYAQRPEDLAEQLPRLERVQSWLHHARQVLEAPQLDRLYGDLNRLQLLAEQPLTDEDEQADARQQLLDARVDQVRAIDQSRAWKHLLKSPSAR; this is translated from the coding sequence ATGCACACAGAAACCGAACTCAAACTCCGCGCCAGCCGCGAGACCCTCGCCGCACTGCGCGAGCACCCGCTACTGAAAAAGCGCAACAAGGCCGGCTGGCAAACCCGCGAGCTGACCAATCAGTATTTCGACACCCCTGAGCGCGACCTTTCTGCCGCCCATGTGGCGTTGCGCCTGCGCCGCGATGGCGATGTGGTAATCCAGACCCTCAAGTGCCGCGGCAAGAGCGTGGCCGGGCTGTCCGAGCGTCAGGAGTTCGAGTGGCAGCTCGACAAACCCAAGCTCGACCTGAAAAAACTCGACGCCAGTTGCTGGCCCGAGCAACTGAACGCCCTCGACAAGAAGACCATCAAGCCGCTGTTCACCACCGATTTCACCCGCCAGTACGCCGAGATCGCCTGGGGCCGTGGCAAGGCCAAGGTGGTCATAGAAGTCGCCCTCGATCAAGGCAGCGTGGTTGCCGGCAAGCTCAAGGAAGAAATCTGCGAGGTCGAGCTGGAATTGCGTGAAGGCAGCGCCGACGCGCTGCTTGAACTGGCCGCAGAACTGGCCTCCGGTCACGCCCTGATGCCGTGCGACATCAGCAAGGCCGAGCGCGGCTATCGCCTGCTCGATCCCAACAGCTACAGCCTGAGCCTGCCGACCAGCGAGCTGGACGCCGGCATGGCGCTGGACGATGCCTTCGCCGCCCTGGCCTGGGAGCTGCTCGGCAGCAGCCAGCGCCTGGCCGAGCAATACCGCCACAACGGTCACTGGAGCCTGCTGCAGGACTGGGTCAAGTGCCTGGCCGAACTGCGCGCACTGGTCACCAGCCTGGGCCAGGCCGCACCACGCGCCACCACCCGCAGCTTGCGCGCCAGCCTCGATGCCCTGCTCGAAGACTGGCGCCCGCTGGTGCAGGCCGGCAACGATGACGAAGACATTCGCCGCGCCGCGCCCGAACAGTTCGCCGAAGAACTGCAAGACCCGCGCTGGGGCCAATTCTCGCTGGAGACCTCACGCTGGCTGTCGGCCCGCGCCTGGACCAGCGAACGCCCCAACCGCGGCGAGCGCCAGGGCAAGGCGCAATTGGCCAGCTGGCTGATGCACCTGCTGGGCGAGGAAGGCCGCGCCTTGCAACTGCCGCTGTACGCACAGCGTCCAGAAGATCTGGCCGAACAGTTGCCGCGCCTGGAACGCGTGCAGAGCTGGCTGCACCATGCCCGCCAGGTGCTGGAAGCCCCCCAGCTCGACCGTCTGTACGGTGATCTGAACCGCCTGCAACTGCTGGCCGAGCAGCCGCTCACCGACGAAGACGAGCAAGCCGACGCGCGTCAGCAACTGCTCGATGCGCGGGTCGATCAGGTGCGTGCCATCGACCAGAGCCGGGCCTGGAAACACCTGCTCAAATCGCCCTCAGCGCGTTAA
- the argE gene encoding acetylornithine deacetylase, with product MPLPTLKDQFAALIAAPSVSCTQPALDQSNRQVIDLLAGWLGDLGFHCEIQQVSAGKFNLLASRGTGPGGLVLAGHSDTVPFDEQLWHSDPLKLTEQDGRWIGLGSCDMKGFFALVIEAVQPLLEHDFKQPLLILATCDEESSMSGARALAEAGRPLGRAAVIGEPTGLRPIRMHKGILMDRIDILGRSGHSSDPSLGRSAMEAMHAVMGELMGLRQQWQQTYNNPQFTIPTPTMNFGCIHGGDNPNRICGQCALEFDLRPLPGMDVEQLRAAIQAKLQPLAQRHEVQIDYAPLFPEVPPFEQAADAELVQLAERLTGHRAEAVAFGTEAPYLQQLGCETIVLGPGDIRCAHQPGEYLEMSRLEPTVRLLRDLIRHYCLN from the coding sequence ATGCCGTTGCCAACGCTGAAAGACCAGTTCGCCGCGCTGATCGCCGCGCCTTCCGTCAGTTGTACGCAGCCCGCCCTGGACCAGTCCAATCGCCAGGTCATCGACCTGCTCGCCGGGTGGCTGGGCGACCTGGGGTTCCACTGCGAAATCCAGCAGGTCAGTGCCGGCAAGTTCAACCTGCTCGCCAGCCGCGGCACCGGCCCCGGCGGCCTGGTGTTGGCCGGGCACAGCGACACCGTGCCGTTCGACGAGCAGCTGTGGCACAGCGACCCGCTCAAGCTCACCGAGCAGGATGGCCGCTGGATCGGCCTGGGCAGCTGCGACATGAAGGGCTTCTTCGCGTTGGTGATCGAGGCGGTGCAACCGCTGCTCGAGCACGATTTCAAGCAACCGCTGCTGATTCTGGCGACGTGCGACGAAGAAAGCTCGATGTCCGGCGCCCGGGCTCTGGCCGAGGCCGGTCGACCCCTGGGCCGTGCCGCAGTGATTGGCGAGCCGACCGGGCTGCGCCCGATCCGCATGCACAAGGGCATTCTCATGGACCGCATCGACATTCTCGGTCGCAGTGGCCACTCCTCCGACCCCAGCCTGGGGCGCAGCGCCATGGAGGCCATGCACGCGGTGATGGGTGAGCTGATGGGCCTGCGCCAGCAATGGCAACAGACCTACAACAATCCGCAGTTCACCATTCCTACACCGACCATGAATTTTGGCTGCATTCACGGCGGCGATAACCCCAACCGCATCTGTGGCCAGTGCGCCCTGGAGTTCGACCTGCGGCCACTGCCGGGCATGGATGTCGAGCAACTGCGCGCGGCCATCCAGGCGAAACTGCAACCTTTGGCCCAACGCCACGAAGTGCAGATCGACTACGCCCCCTTGTTCCCCGAAGTGCCGCCGTTCGAGCAGGCGGCCGATGCCGAGCTGGTGCAACTGGCCGAGCGCCTGACCGGACACCGCGCCGAGGCCGTGGCCTTCGGCACCGAAGCGCCGTACCTGCAACAGCTGGGTTGCGAAACCATCGTGCTCGGCCCTGGCGATATCCGCTGCGCCCACCAGCCGGGCGAGTACCTTGAAATGTCACGTCTGGAGCCTACCGTGCGTCTATTGCGTGATCTGATTCGGCACTACTGCCTCAACTGA
- a CDS encoding glutamine synthetase family protein translates to MSVPPRAVQLNEANAFLKEHPEVLYVDLLIADMNGVVRGKRIERTSLHKVYEKGINLPASLFALDINGSTVESTGLGLDIGDADRICYPIPDTLSNEPWQKRPTAQLLMTMHEIEGEPFFADPREVLRQVVSKFTDMGLTICAAFELEFYLIDQENVNGRPQPPRSPISGKRPQSTQVYLIDDLDEYADCLQDILEGAKEQGIPADAIVKESAPAQFEVNLHHVPDPLKACDYAVLLKRLIKNIAYDHEMDTTFMAKPYPGQAGNGLHVHISILDKDGNNIFTSEDPEQNAALRHAVGGVLETLPASMAFLCPNVNSYRRFGAQFYVPNAPSWGLDNRTVALRVPTGSPDAVRIEHRVAGADANPYLMMAAVLAGVHHGLTNKIEPGEPIEGNSYEQLEQSLPNNLRDALRELDDSEILNKYIDPKYIDIFVACKESELEEFEHSISDLEYNWYLHTV, encoded by the coding sequence ATGTCGGTACCCCCGCGTGCCGTTCAGCTTAACGAAGCGAACGCGTTCCTTAAGGAACATCCTGAGGTTCTCTACGTTGACCTTCTGATTGCAGATATGAATGGTGTGGTGCGTGGCAAGCGCATCGAGCGCACCAGCCTCCACAAGGTTTACGAGAAAGGCATCAACCTGCCGGCCTCGCTCTTCGCCCTGGATATCAACGGCTCTACCGTTGAAAGTACCGGGCTCGGTCTGGACATCGGCGATGCCGACCGTATCTGCTATCCGATTCCCGACACCCTCTCCAATGAGCCTTGGCAGAAGCGCCCCACCGCGCAGTTGCTGATGACCATGCATGAAATAGAAGGCGAGCCGTTCTTCGCCGACCCGCGTGAAGTACTGCGCCAGGTGGTGAGCAAGTTCACCGATATGGGCCTGACCATTTGCGCGGCGTTCGAACTCGAGTTCTACCTGATCGACCAGGAAAACGTGAACGGCCGTCCACAGCCGCCGCGCTCACCGATTTCCGGCAAGCGTCCGCAGTCGACCCAGGTCTACCTGATCGACGACCTCGACGAATACGCCGATTGCCTCCAGGACATCCTCGAGGGCGCGAAGGAACAAGGCATTCCAGCCGACGCCATCGTCAAGGAAAGTGCCCCGGCACAGTTCGAAGTCAACCTGCACCACGTGCCCGACCCGCTCAAGGCCTGCGACTACGCGGTATTGCTCAAGCGGCTGATCAAGAACATCGCCTACGACCATGAAATGGACACCACCTTCATGGCCAAGCCCTACCCGGGCCAGGCAGGCAATGGACTGCACGTGCACATTTCGATTCTGGACAAAGATGGCAACAACATCTTTACCAGCGAGGATCCCGAGCAGAACGCCGCATTGCGTCATGCAGTCGGCGGTGTGCTCGAGACCCTGCCCGCCTCGATGGCGTTCCTCTGCCCCAACGTCAACTCGTATCGCCGCTTCGGCGCCCAGTTCTACGTGCCCAATGCGCCAAGCTGGGGCCTGGACAACCGTACCGTCGCCCTGCGCGTGCCTACCGGCTCGCCGGATGCCGTGCGTATCGAACACCGCGTCGCCGGCGCCGATGCCAACCCGTACCTGATGATGGCCGCAGTGCTGGCCGGTGTTCACCATGGCCTGACCAACAAGATCGAGCCGGGCGAGCCGATCGAAGGTAACTCGTACGAGCAGTTGGAACAGAGCCTGCCGAACAACCTGCGCGATGCCCTGCGCGAGTTGGACGACAGCGAGATTCTCAACAAGTACATCGACCCGAAGTACATCGACATCTTCGTCGCCTGCAAGGAAAGTGAGCTGGAAGAGTTCGAGCACTCCATCTCCGACCTTGAGTACAACTGGTACCTGCACACGGTATAA